One Mastacembelus armatus chromosome 10, fMasArm1.2, whole genome shotgun sequence DNA window includes the following coding sequences:
- the npas4a gene encoding neuronal PAS domain-containing protein 4A, whose product MYRSTKGASKARRDQINAEIRNLKDLLPISDADKARLSYLHIMSLACMYTRKSVFFTQEAITVASLEESARFLSFHELSELMQALPGFLMLLTGEGKLLYLSDSVSEHLGHSMVDLVAQGDSVYDIIDASDHFVMRTNLSTSSSLEIDRLFRCRFNTSKSVRRQSAGNKLVLIRARCLSPPSTSPAAGSYWTTNPVWVCFCSPLEPHPTRSGPGAERESTSAQPMAETNLFLPCFHSQHDRDMRLQTAHESVSAYLGFDVTALCSRSWYSLLHPQDLSHASTQHRSLLREGGEGRAEMVVRVQAQDHSWVWLYMVLQLQPGEFPINSNNYIISESEAWSVRQQLSSEQTQLTLVLTAGTSQQESLSLQSPETLSSPDQVFTPGSSGLSGQSFDFSTAGCSVGSSDEPGTSAAEAMQLEGDPRSSISSMEEESFFQQQPTESPSTASSPTPVTVETVADLDFLTQNILLPPSFQLDPPLPVLPLPLPPVPTSQAQQTKEFVCTPPYTPQVGGASFPFGEPLFSFDPTGTTTPPPSATTATATTSLAPSAPSSAPSSAPPTTASSPAPPTTLSTKVPLVPATPSTDLLFPIEPCGGSLYEKLPPTPDSPGDGDCTVMTLPEVRGPLYVDVPLGPLQCPPEGLLTPEASPGKQPCLSFFSLEREREKERAEISLLAQHISSLAERFYLDPLLSKLSPPSMSPSSSPPSPFLSPAIEADADVDSVHVLRECYPIKAWRGLDIPLFLDDDDSLFEESILETLLQDDFAPPQSPDLSSPSTSPTPNPPSPTSPQTPVCWHQPSQFERVGHFCSVQSAQCNSMAGCGATVASEAGVKVEGEGLVEEAMEIEVVSSPVSSCSSIPASPPLILTASPNPTTPTPAVSCTQSLLEELAALEPMFGAGASITPGLGQQPELYQLQHHPSPQCFHKDGRGSVPPF is encoded by the exons ATGTACCGCTCAACCAAAGGCGCATCCAAGGCGCGACGGGACCAGATCAACGCCGAGATCCGGAACCTAAAGGACTTGTTGCCTATATCCGATGCGGATAAAGCGCGGCTCTCATACCTGCACATCATGTCACTTGCCTGCATGTACACCAGGAAATCCGTCTTCTTCACTCAAG AAGCGATCACTGTTGCTAGTCTTGAGGAGAGCGCAAGGTTTCTATCTTTCCACGAACTCTCGGAGTTGATGCAGGCGCTGCCGGGCTTTTTGATGCTGCTGACTGGGGAAGGGAAGCTCCTGTACCTGTCAGACAGCGTCTCCGAGCACCTCGGACACTCCATG GTGGATCTTGTGGCACAGGGGGACAGTGTGTACGATATCATCGACGCCTCAGACCACTTTGTCATGAGGACCAACCTGTCAACCTCTTCATCACTTGAGATAG ACCGTCTCTTCCGCTGCCGCTTCAACACGTCCAAGTCAGTGCGGAGGCAAAGTGCTGGGAACAAGCTGGTTCTGATTCGAGCTCGCTGCCTCTCTCCCCCTTCCACGTCTCCTGCTGCAGGGTCCTACTGGACAACCAACCCTGTCTGGGTGTGTTTTTGCTCCCCTCTGGAGCCCCACCCGACTCGCTCTGGACCAGGGGCAGAGAGGGAATCGACCTCTGCTCAGCCTATGGCTGAGACCAACTTGTTCCTGCCCTGCTTCCATTCCCAGCACGACCGGGACATGAGACTGCAGACTGCACATGAGAG TGTGAGCGCCTATCTTGGCTTTGATGTGACAGCTTTATGCTCTCGCTCCTGGTACAGCCTCCTCCACCCACAGGATTTGTCACATGCCTCCACTCAGCATCGCAGCCTCT TGAGAGAAGGGGGAGAGGGCAGGGCTGAGATGGTGGTACGCGTGCAGGCTCAGGACCACTCCTGGGTTTGGCTTTACATGGTTCTACAGCTGCAGCCCGGAGAATTCCCCATCAACAGCAACAACTACATTATCAG TGAGTCTGAGGCCTGGTCAGTTCGCCAGCAGCTCAGCTCAGAGCAGACCCAGCTGACCTTAGTCCTGACTGCTGGTACCTCTCAGCAAGAGAGTCTGAGCCTCCAGTCCCCAGAAACCCTGTCCAGCCCAGACCAAGTCTTCACCCCAGGCAGCAGTGGCCTGTCAGGCCAGTCATTTGACTTCAGCACTGCTGGCTGCAGTGTTGGCTCCTCTGACGAACCAGGGACATCTGCTGCTGAGGCCATGCAGCTTGAGGGCGACCCTCGCTCCAGTATTTCTTCAATGGAGGAAGAAAGCTTCTTTCAGCAGCAGCCTACTGAAAGCCCCTCAACTGCCTCCTCCCCAACCCCAGTCACTGTTGAAACAGTGGCAGACTTAGACTTTTTAACCCAGAACATTCTTCTTCCACCCTCCTTTCAGCTCGATCCTCCACTCCCAGTTCTCCCCCTGCCACTCCCACCTGTTCCCACCTCACAAGCTCAGCAGACCAAAGAGTTTGTGTGCACACCCCCCTACACTCCACAGGTTGGTGGGGCAAGCTTTCCATTTGGGGAGCCCCTCTTCAGCTTTGACCCTACTGGCACTACTACACCACCACCTTCTGCTACAACAGCCACCGCCACCACCTCCTTGGCTCCGTCGGCACCTTCCTCAGCTCCCTCCTCAGCTCCACCAACTACTGCGTCCAGTCCTGCTCCACCCACCACTCTCTCTACCAAGGTTCCTCTTGTACCAGCTACTCCATCCACTGATCTCCTCTTTCCTATTGAACCCTGCGGTGGCTCCCTTTATGAGAAACTCCCACCAACACCCGACAGCCCTGGAGATGGTGACTGCACAGTGATGACTCTACCTGAGGTACGGGGTCCACTGTATGTTGATGTACCACTGGGGCCCCTCCAGTGTCCCCCTGAGGGCCTCCTCACCCCTGAAGCATCACCTGGTAAACAGCCTTGCCTTTCCTTCTTCtccctggagagagagagggagaaggagagggcAGAAATCTCCCTCTTAGCTCAGCACATCAGCTCACTGGCAGAGAGATTCTACCTGGATCCACTCTTGTCTAAACTCTCTCCCCCCTCCATGTCACCCTCATCCTCCCCACCCTCCCCCTTCCTGTCTCCTGCCATAGaagctgatgctgatgttgattcAGTCCATGTGCTTAGGGAGTGTTATCCCATCAAAGCATGGAGAGGTCTGGACATTCCCCTCTTCCTTGATGATGATGACTCTCTGTTTGAAGAGAGCATCCTAGAAACTCTTCTCCAAGACGACTTTGCTCCTCCCCAGTCTCCTgacctctcctctccctccacctcccctaCACCCAATCCCCCGAGCCCAACCTCTCCTCAAACCCCAGTGTGCTGGCACCAACCCTCCCAGTTTGAGAGAGTGGGCCACTTCTGTAGCGTCCAATCGGCGCAATGTAACTCCATGGCTGGGTGCGGGGCAACTGTGGCTTCTGAGGCTGGGGTAAAGGTGGAAGGGGAGGGGCTAGTGGAGGAAGCAATGGAGATTGAGGTGGTGTCATCTCCTGTGTCCTCTTGCTCTTCCATTCCAGCTTCCCCTCCCCTCATCCTTACTGCCTCCCCCAACCCCACCACGCCCACGCCCGCCGTGTCTTGCACTCAGTCCCTCCTGGAGGAACTGGCCGCCCTGGAACCCATGTTTGGGGCAGGTGCCTCGATCACCCCTGGCTTAGGGCAACAACCCGAGTTGTATCAACTCCAACATCATCCATCGCCACAGTGCTTCCACAAAG atgggAGGGGAAGTGTTCCTCCGTTCTAA